The DNA region TCGCGGCTATCGTGAGGACCAATCCCAAGCTGCCGAAGATCGAAAGGACGGGACGCGCCCACGCGATGTTTCCTCCGAGGGCCCAGCTGGCGAAGATGACGAGCGCGGCTGCGTGCAGGACGGCGAATAGTTCGAGGAAGAAATGGCGTGTGAGGACGAACACAGGGTTTGGGAGAAGACTATTTCCTAAGGACGGACAGGGCTCACGAAACTGAAGACGCGGAGAGTGAATGGAGCGCGGCCTGAAGACCGGCGGATGACTGAGCGTAGGTGTAGCTGGCTATCCGAGTGGCGACGGCGGTGCGGATGGGGGCGGGGTCGCGGGCGAGGACGGCGAGGGCGGTGGAGAGTTTTTCGCGTAGGCTGTCGGACGAGTTGGCGTGGAAGACCCAGCCGGTTTCGCCGTCGGTGACGAGGTCGCGCTGGCAGCCGACGTGGTCGCTCACGAGGCAGGGGACGCCGAGGTGCATGGCTTCGTTGATGGCGAGGCCCCAGGTTTCGTACGCGCCGCGCGAAGGGAGGACGAAGAGGTCGGCGAGGAGATAGCGCGAAGGCATTTCGCTTTGGTTAGCGAAGGGGAGGAAATGGAGCTGGATGTCGGGCGAGGCTTGGGCGGCGAGCGCGAGCATGTCGGGCTTTTCGGGTCCGTCGCCGACGAAGACGAGAGCGGTGTCGGGCGGGTTGAGGGCGAGGAAGGCTTCGAGGAGGGCGCGGGGTTGTTTTTGCGGGATGAGTTTTCCGGCAAAGAGGATGACGCGGGTGTGGGCGGCGAGGCCGAGCTCGACGCGGAGGGCGAGGGAGATGTTGCGGTGGGCGGGCGAGGCGGGATCGAAGTGGGCGGCGTTGACGGCGTGGGGGGCGAAGAAGAGTCGGGTGGGCGGGACGCCGTGGTGGAGGAAGTAATCGCGGTTGGCAGCGCCGACGCAGGTGATGGCGGCGAACTGGCGGTAGAGAAACGTGAGGAGCGTTTTCTTAAGGCCGCGTGGCGCGGGGCGGCCGAGAAGGTGGGAGTCGCCGCGGAAGAGGAGCGGGATTTTTTTGCGGCGGGCCCAGGCGATGAGCTTGAGGTGGGTGGCGTAATTGTAGCCGAAAAGGAGGATGGCGGTGGCGCCCCAGTCATCGATGCGGGCGTGGAGCGTGGGGTTTTTAAGGCCGAAGAAGCGGAGGGTGCTGGGGCGGCGGGCGGTATTTTCGATGAGTTCCCAGTCGTAGCCACTGGTGAGATCGACGTCCCAGGCGAAGGTTTTTTTGAATTTCTCGTCGTGAGTTGGCGCGATGCCAGTGTCGTCGAGATAGAAGACGCGGAAGGTGAGCGCGGTGTTGGCGCGGAGCCAGCGGAACCACGGGCTGTAGTACTGCGTCGGATGCGAGAGGACGATGGCGAGGCGATGCACGGTGGAGTCAGAGGGCGGAGCGCGGATTTTTTAACCACTGATGGGCACTGAGGGACACTGATGACGGAGGGAGGAGGAGGCGGCGCAATTTTTGGACAGGATTAACAGGAGTACAGG from Nibricoccus aquaticus includes:
- a CDS encoding glycosyltransferase family 4 protein is translated as MHRLAIVLSHPTQYYSPWFRWLRANTALTFRVFYLDDTGIAPTHDEKFKKTFAWDVDLTSGYDWELIENTARRPSTLRFFGLKNPTLHARIDDWGATAILLFGYNYATHLKLIAWARRKKIPLLFRGDSHLLGRPAPRGLKKTLLTFLYRQFAAITCVGAANRDYFLHHGVPPTRLFFAPHAVNAAHFDPASPAHRNISLALRVELGLAAHTRVILFAGKLIPQKQPRALLEAFLALNPPDTALVFVGDGPEKPDMLALAAQASPDIQLHFLPFANQSEMPSRYLLADLFVLPSRGAYETWGLAINEAMHLGVPCLVSDHVGCQRDLVTDGETGWVFHANSSDSLREKLSTALAVLARDPAPIRTAVATRIASYTYAQSSAGLQAALHSLSASSVS